Proteins from one Fragaria vesca subsp. vesca linkage group LG6, FraVesHawaii_1.0, whole genome shotgun sequence genomic window:
- the LOC101296690 gene encoding beta-glucosidase 24-like, with product MALSLSFSLTTSATTAPLSSFKRLPSRIPTVKALGVFPSKGIDHKRAIRIRPCSSLGDLTSALTSAVTTTVAVAVDTAAAVVDTTTTTTTTTETAEVTRADFPADFKFGCATSAFQTEGSGTEGGRGPATWDDYIQDTTVDGTEIAVDSYNRYKDDVQLLKNMGVDTYRFSMSWSRLLPDGTIDGGINQEGIDFYNNFIDELIANGITPFVTLFHFDLPTALKDKYNGFLSIDIVEDFKAYADLCFKTFGDRVKYWATINEPQVWGQYGFTNTAADANAATDPYVSSHNVILAHATAAKLYKNTYQSTQGGEIGIPIVVEWFEPFEDTPQDVFAAKRAFDFLTGWFLEPLVYGDYPFVMKALVRDGLPEFTDEQKELVKGSYDYIGVNYYTSRFATSVPITSNDVYTTMDQYQHATITVEGSDGEPIGDATPGSSSIYVYPEGLRKGLTLLKEYNNPKIYVTENGYPDARDDTLSVEEASVDDARIQHIKDHLAAVKAARDAGADVQGYLMWALMDCVEMGSGYAVRFGLNYTDYLNDLVRTPKKSAAWLKDFLASTTST from the exons ATGGCTCTCTCTCTAAGCTTTTCGCTGACAACGTCGGCAACAACAGCGCCTTTGAGCTCCTTCAAGAGACTACCGAGCCGTATTCCTACGGTGAAAGCCCTAGGAGTGTTCCCATCTAAGGGAATAGATCATAAGAGGGCCATCAGAATTCGACCATGCTCTTCATTGGGAGATCTTACTTCAGCACTCACAAGTGCAGTTACTACTACTGTGGCCGTCGCTGTTGACACTGCGGCCGCGGTTGTTGATACCACAACCACAACCACAACCACGACCGAAACTGCAGAAGTAACCAGGGCTGATTTTCCTGCTGATTTCAAGTTTGGTTGCGCCACTTCTGCTTTCCAG ACAGAAGGATCTGGAACCGAAGGAGGGAGAGGACCGGCCACATGGGATGATTACATACAAGATACCACAGTAGATGGCACAGAAATAGCAGTTGATTCTTACAACCGCTACAAG GACGATGTGCAACTGCTGAAGAATATGGGAGTGGATACATACAGATTCTCCATGTCATGGTCAAGACTATTGCCTG ACGGAACCATAGACGGTGGAATAAACCAGGAGGGTATCGACTTCTACAACAACTTCATCGACGAACTGATCGCAAATG GGATAACTCCATTTGTGACACTGTTCCACTTCGACTTGCCCACAGCACTGAAGGACAAGTACAACGGTTTCTTGAGCATTGACATTGT GGAGGATTTCAAAGCATATGCTGATTTGTGTTTCAAAACTTTTGGCGATCGAGTGAAGTACTGGGCTACTATCAATGAGCCTCAAGTATGGGGGCAATACGGCTTCACTAACACTGCTGCGGATGCAAACGCTGCCACTGATCCTTATGTCTCTTCGCATAATGTCATATTAGCCCATGCTACAGCTGCCAAGCTCTACAAGAACACATACCAG TCAACGCAAGGAGGAGAGATCGGAATCCCGATCGTGGTTGAATGGTTTGAGCCATTCGAGGACACCCCGCAAGATGTCTTTGCAGCCAAAAGAGCATTCGACTTTTTGACAGGATG GTTTCTGGAGCCCCTAGTGTATGGTGATTACCCATTTGTTATGAAGGCTTTGGTGAGGGATGGCCTTCCAGAGTTCACAGATGAGCAGAAAGAGTTGGTAAAGGGCTCATATGATTACATTGGGGTGAACTACTACACTTCCAGATTCGCCACTTCTGTACCAATAACTAGCAACGATGTCTACACAACTATGGATCAGTACCAGCATGCTACCATCACAG TGGAAGGATCAGACGGGGAGCCCATAGGCGATGCA ACACCAGGGAGCAGTTCGATCTACGTCTATCCAGAAGGATTAAGAAAGGGATTGACATTACTGAAGGAATACAACAATCCCAAAATCTACGTTACTGAGAATG GATATCCGGACGCAAGAGATGACACCCTTTCAGTGGAAGAAGCTTCGGTTGATGATGCTCGAATTCAGCACATCAAGGATCATCTCGCCGCTGTCAAAGCCGCCAGAGA TGCGGGAGCAGATGTGCAGGGTTACCTGATGTGGGCACTGATGGACTGCGTGGAGATGGGATCTGGCTACGCGGTTCGGTTTGGCCTCAACTACACTGATTACCTCAATGACTTGGTCCGAACTCCAAAGAAGTCCGCCGCCTGGCTCAAAGATTTCTTGGCATCAACCACTTCCACTTGA